A segment of the Burkholderia sp. PAMC 26561 genome:
GTTGTAAGGCAGTCATTTTGAATTCGGCGTAAGCGGTTGTTGTCGTGGTGCGATCCGATCCTATTTGGACTTTACTGCACGTTGGTCGCGAGCCGGGTTCTCGTTGTCTGATCGGCCTGGTTCGGCCACGAGGCGTCAGCCGCCCGCACCGCTGTTCGGCCAATCAGGTGTCGGTTCCACCCTGATTGCGGCCCACTTCGACGAGGGGGTTCCGCTTGTCGGATTTACTGACAGCCTTCTAATACTGATTGATTGCTGAATGTAGAGCTAATTCCGACCACGCAGTCCGTGCGCAGCATACGGGAAGAATTGTATATAAACGCGGCCAATGTCCTTGCTTCCCGCCTTGCCTTTCTTGAGGAGCAAGGAATTCTCTCGAGGGCGCCCAGCCCCGACGACAGGCGCCGTGACTTCTACAAGCTGACAGAGAAGGGGCTGGACCTCATTCCCATCGTGTTCAACATAGTCGTTTGGAGTGCGAAGCATGATTCGAAATCGTACGTGCGACGCTGCAAGGAGTTCATCGCTCGATTGAATCGAAACCCCATGGAAGTGAGCGAGGAGGTAAAAGCGCTGGTCCGTGAAGGCGGATGCCTCTTTCCTGAGAGCAAGGGGTGAGCAGTACGGCAAGCACGACCCGTCACGTCGCACGAACGATGTGCACACACCACCGGCTACGACACCTTCAGCGCTTCGAGTCCTCCTCGACGTCCACAGGATTGGAGGAACCGCCGACTACATTGCGCCCCTTCAACAACCCGCAGCCGCAACAGTGATCGAACCCTCTCCCCGATAGCTAGCACCGCTCGGATGGTCGTGCACTTATTAATCCCTGCTCTTTACACGTAAATGACCGTTGTTGCGCGCGCCGACCGTTCGTTCGTGGCCCCGCAGCCGAAACGCCCATTGCGCCAGTGCCCACCTTGCTTTGTGGCCGGCAGGCGCCGCAAAACGCAAGCGGCTCTTCACTCGTACCGCCAGAAAAGAGACCGCCCTGTACGTCGGTCGGCTATCATGCGTGTCCTCTTCGAAGTAACTCCTTATGATTTCCGTCCGTAATGTCACCCTGCGCCGCGGCGTCAATGTCGTACTCGACAGCGCGTCCGTCACCTTCACTCCAGGCGAAAAGATTGGCCTTGTCGGCCG
Coding sequences within it:
- a CDS encoding winged helix-turn-helix transcriptional regulator, producing the protein MRSIREELYINAANVLASRLAFLEEQGILSRAPSPDDRRRDFYKLTEKGLDLIPIVFNIVVWSAKHDSKSYVRRCKEFIARLNRNPMEVSEEVKALVREGGCLFPESKG